In Candidatus Dadabacteria bacterium, the DNA window AAATGAACACCATCTTTTGCCACAGCTTCAAATCCACTGAAAGCCGACAGGCCGTTCTCGCGGGCGCAGTTCACTAATCCCAAAGAGTCTTCCGTTCTGTAGTGATCAGTAACCGCAATCACCTCGATGTTTTTTTCAAGACATTTTTCTACGATTGCCTGATTGTACTCAGCTTCGGATTGGAATGAAGTTCTCTTGTCATGTCTACTGAGGCAAGCAAACGGGTTAACCTGCAGAGCACAACGATAGAACCGTGCACCACCTGGAAGACCCACTGCCTCTTTTAGGACTTTAGACTGTGTGTTCATAACTTCTGTCTCTATCGGTCGTCACGTCTAACGCTTCGTGAATGATACATCAGAAAAGTATATCTGTTTCAAGAAGTTATGATAAAGTCCGCTTCCCGCCTACTTCTTGTACTCGCACTTGCAGAGGTTCTGCCTTATGTGCGCCACCAGGTTGTCTATGTCCTCGGGACTTATTATCCCGGCCCAGGCGGTCATCATCGGGGATTTGCCGACCGCGGCTCCGCCGTTTGTTATCACGTTAACCAGGTACTCGTCCGTGTAGGTCTCGAGGGTCGCGGCGCTCGAGAGGTCCCTCGGCTTGGGGTCGAGAGCGGCGGCCGCGACTCCGTCGCCAAGCCCCGTGAGGCCGTGGCAGGTAGCGCAGTAGACATTGTAGATTTCCTGTCCCTTCGCGCTGTCGGCAGCCCGGGAAGCGT includes these proteins:
- a CDS encoding cytochrome c — its product is MKTGILLAMLVFSCALFLPPHASRAADSAKGQEIYNVYCATCHGLTGLGDGVAAAALDPKPRDLSSAATLETYTDEYLVNVITNGGAAVGKSPMMTAWAGIISPEDIDNLVAHIRQNLCKCEYKK